From Paenibacillus sp. PK3_47, the proteins below share one genomic window:
- a CDS encoding suppressor of fused domain protein, translating into MNFFKKLFGGKVMGKSEDGTTIYGYDAPDEQQLTPPSDILYMEELNEHFNKVFPNRETGVFHELISDIVHIDVNIMEPAPDEPYRVLYTNGMSDLPMTLPQEIREEYKHLERTELMMFLPADWPLTQKDFEAEENYWPIRLMKMLARFPHMYQTWLGYGHTIPNTEDYEPYAPNTELSGAILLALPEEVSTVPTKDGNQVQVYFLVPLYREEMEFKLESGVEELVAKLSGLPGDFLVLNPNRPNACK; encoded by the coding sequence ATGAACTTTTTCAAAAAACTGTTTGGCGGCAAGGTTATGGGCAAATCGGAAGACGGTACCACAATTTACGGCTATGACGCTCCGGATGAGCAGCAGCTTACGCCTCCCTCCGACATTTTGTACATGGAAGAATTAAACGAACACTTTAATAAAGTCTTTCCAAACCGGGAAACCGGTGTGTTCCATGAACTGATTTCAGACATCGTACATATTGATGTGAACATTATGGAACCTGCACCTGACGAGCCGTACCGGGTGCTGTATACCAACGGGATGAGCGATCTGCCGATGACCCTTCCACAAGAGATCCGCGAAGAGTACAAGCATCTTGAACGTACAGAGCTGATGATGTTTTTGCCGGCGGACTGGCCGCTTACGCAGAAGGATTTTGAAGCGGAGGAGAACTACTGGCCGATCCGGCTGATGAAGATGCTCGCCCGGTTCCCGCATATGTATCAGACATGGCTTGGATACGGCCATACCATCCCCAACACGGAGGATTACGAGCCATATGCGCCAAACACGGAGCTGTCCGGCGCGATCCTGCTTGCTCTGCCGGAAGAGGTCAGCACGGTTCCTACGAAAGATGGCAACCAGGTTCAAGTATATTTCCTCGTTCCGCTGTACCGCGAAGAGATGGAATTTAAATTGGAGTCCGGTGTGGAAGAACTGGTTGCCAAGCTGTCCGGGCTGCCCGGTGATTTTCTCGTTCTGAACCCAAATCGCCCCAATGCTTGTAAATAA
- a CDS encoding DUF421 domain-containing protein encodes MPEWIEISLRTLSAVAVLFLITKMLGKRQVSELSLFEYMTGITLGNLIGYISLDTDISWYLGFVALFVWVAISTGTEYLTLKSKKLRDVVDGKATVLVENGILLKDGLKKERLTVDEFLEQLRKKDVFRVADIEFAVMEQSGDISILLKKEYQPLNADMLGYRISSEHVPKTIIIDGHILPDMLEASGKDEEWIHKELRKLNLKVGDVSIGQVDSKGEITVQTGSASLPKPASQKPKDQIAELVKRLQDDLSLRMQLVLNDQEKLEYQQALDHFKTAIHAYQTKT; translated from the coding sequence ATGCCAGAATGGATCGAAATTTCATTAAGAACGTTGTCGGCTGTAGCCGTTCTTTTTCTCATCACTAAAATGTTGGGAAAGCGCCAAGTTTCAGAACTTTCCTTATTCGAATACATGACCGGTATTACTTTAGGTAACCTAATCGGTTACATTTCCCTAGATACGGATATCAGCTGGTATTTAGGGTTTGTTGCCTTGTTTGTTTGGGTAGCCATATCCACTGGAACAGAATATTTGACTTTAAAGAGTAAGAAATTAAGAGATGTAGTTGACGGGAAAGCAACGGTACTTGTCGAAAATGGAATACTGCTAAAGGATGGCCTGAAAAAAGAACGTTTGACTGTAGATGAATTCCTGGAACAGCTCCGCAAAAAAGATGTGTTTAGAGTAGCTGATATAGAATTTGCTGTAATGGAGCAGAGCGGAGACATAAGCATCCTGCTGAAAAAGGAATACCAGCCTCTTAATGCAGACATGTTAGGGTACCGTATTTCCTCTGAACATGTACCAAAAACAATTATTATCGATGGGCATATTTTGCCTGACATGCTAGAAGCATCGGGTAAAGATGAAGAGTGGATTCATAAAGAACTCCGCAAGTTAAACCTGAAAGTCGGGGATGTATCCATCGGTCAAGTCGACAGTAAAGGAGAAATCACCGTACAAACGGGCTCAGCATCCTTACCGAAACCGGCCTCTCAGAAACCTAAGGATCAAATTGCAGAGTTGGTTAAAAGATTACAGGATGACTTGTCTTTACGAATGCAGCTTGTACTAAACGACCAAGAAAAACTTGAATATCAACAGGCTCTGGATCACTTTAAAACAGCCATACATGCTTATCAGACTAAGACTTGA
- a CDS encoding helix-turn-helix domain-containing protein, with protein MKTVYCDLEITLDVIGGKWRPLILYYLIKGPKRTGELKRLIPSISQKMLVQSLRELESNNLIIRKMYNQVPPKVEYAVSELGLSLEPTLRALCDWGQNYAEKSSNKDEYQRLNVE; from the coding sequence TTGAAGACGGTTTATTGTGATCTGGAAATTACCTTGGATGTCATTGGCGGAAAGTGGAGACCTCTTATTCTGTATTACTTAATCAAAGGTCCTAAACGGACCGGTGAATTGAAAAGGCTCATCCCATCCATTTCTCAGAAAATGTTAGTACAGTCGTTGCGGGAGCTCGAGAGTAATAATTTGATTATAAGAAAAATGTACAATCAGGTACCGCCAAAAGTGGAATATGCAGTATCAGAACTAGGTTTGTCACTTGAACCCACTTTGCGAGCGCTTTGTGATTGGGGGCAGAATTATGCAGAGAAATCATCGAACAAGGATGAATATCAGAGATTGAACGTTGAATAG
- a CDS encoding SDR family oxidoreductase → MDKILITGATGNLGSRTLELLLKKVPSNQVAVLVRDPQTKKMERYVKEGVEVHQGDYFDYNSLLRAFDGIDKVMLISAQAFTDRNTQHFNVIAAAKQAGVKQVIFTSIIRREHSNLIVPEVSESDLFAEQTLKASGLDYTILRNPPYLEVMHMYFGDALKAGVRVPEGSGKVAAASLDDLAAANVAVLTQNGHENKSYTLSGSEGSSFADIAEALSEINEMNIPYEAISEKEYVDTMVANGLPVFMTDFLLGWVRGVNTGEFSETSGDLERLIGRKPMTYKEFFKIKSQFSKNEV, encoded by the coding sequence ATGGATAAAATACTTATTACTGGAGCAACAGGTAATCTCGGCAGCAGGACACTGGAGCTTCTTCTTAAAAAAGTTCCGTCAAATCAGGTCGCTGTATTGGTACGCGATCCGCAAACAAAAAAAATGGAAAGGTATGTTAAAGAAGGTGTAGAAGTTCACCAAGGCGACTATTTTGATTATAACTCCCTTCTCCGGGCTTTTGATGGTATTGATAAAGTCATGCTTATTTCCGCGCAGGCATTTACCGACCGCAATACACAACATTTCAATGTCATCGCAGCTGCAAAACAGGCTGGTGTCAAACAAGTGATTTTTACGTCGATCATACGGAGAGAACATTCAAATCTTATTGTGCCCGAAGTATCAGAGTCAGACTTATTTGCTGAACAAACGCTTAAAGCATCCGGATTAGACTATACTATTCTACGGAACCCGCCATACCTTGAAGTCATGCATATGTATTTCGGCGATGCGCTTAAAGCCGGCGTGCGAGTACCAGAGGGTTCCGGTAAAGTAGCCGCTGCATCTCTGGACGATTTGGCAGCAGCCAACGTAGCCGTTCTGACTCAAAACGGGCACGAAAATAAGTCATATACTCTAAGTGGCAGCGAGGGAAGCTCTTTTGCAGACATCGCTGAAGCCCTTTCGGAGATTAATGAAATGAATATCCCTTATGAGGCAATCAGCGAAAAAGAATATGTAGACACAATGGTAGCAAATGGCTTGCCTGTTTTTATGACTGATTTCTTATTAGGTTGGGTGCGAGGAGTCAACACTGGAGAATTCTCAGAGACCTCCGGGGATCTTGAACGTCTGATTGGCCGAAAACCAATGACATATAAGGAATTCTTTAAAATCAAATCTCAGTTTTCTAAAAATGAAGTTTAA
- a CDS encoding GNAT family N-acetyltransferase, producing the protein MPGRLTLSVFRRTIPAEFGALLPPQMLPVPSPLPDSLIVFGAYADGVPAGLGAVSLSTAGGRAKVLGVTVDSEYRRQGIGRRLMSELGRAVRRNGASSLFTEYIAGTETESAEAEYLTSCGFSPPRPGIYICSGPFQAALQLDWASRLSLPEDFILDSFTTLTDDERSNLNLGEGDWYPAELHPFAEEEFIDYERSLIMRHRNRIAGWMIVEAFGERKMLLKTMFVSKPYQRMARGAALGREMLLRLSADPQFDQGILFVEAYNTPMVSFLKRHLVHPDLKLEVLWRTEKVLRA; encoded by the coding sequence ATGCCCGGCAGGTTGACTTTAAGCGTCTTTCGCAGGACGATTCCAGCGGAGTTCGGCGCCCTGCTGCCGCCGCAGATGCTTCCGGTGCCGTCTCCCCTGCCCGATTCGCTGATTGTATTCGGAGCTTACGCTGACGGTGTACCGGCAGGACTTGGCGCGGTTTCCCTATCCACCGCCGGCGGAAGAGCAAAGGTGCTTGGCGTGACGGTAGATTCCGAGTACCGCAGGCAGGGAATCGGCCGCCGGCTGATGTCTGAGCTGGGCCGGGCTGTCCGCCGCAATGGTGCCTCCAGCTTGTTTACCGAGTATATAGCCGGGACTGAGACGGAGTCTGCAGAAGCGGAATACTTAACCTCCTGCGGCTTCTCTCCTCCCAGGCCCGGCATCTATATTTGCTCCGGCCCGTTTCAGGCGGCGCTGCAGCTTGACTGGGCAAGCCGGTTAAGTCTTCCCGAAGACTTTATTCTGGATTCCTTCACCACCCTTACGGATGACGAACGGTCTAATCTGAACCTCGGTGAAGGAGACTGGTATCCGGCCGAGCTGCACCCTTTTGCGGAGGAAGAGTTTATTGATTATGAACGAAGTCTCATTATGCGGCACAGGAACCGCATTGCGGGATGGATGATTGTAGAAGCCTTCGGTGAACGGAAGATGTTGCTGAAGACCATGTTTGTAAGCAAACCGTACCAGCGGATGGCGAGAGGCGCTGCGCTTGGCCGGGAGATGCTGCTCCGGCTTTCCGCCGATCCGCAGTTTGACCAAGGAATCCTGTTCGTTGAAGCCTATAATACGCCGATGGTTTCTTTTCTCAAACGTCATCTTGTGCACCCGGATCTCAAGCTTGAGGTGCTGTGGCGGACGGAAAAAGTGCTGCGGGCTTAA